A window of the Yersinia rochesterensis genome harbors these coding sequences:
- a CDS encoding DUF2000 domain-containing protein has product MAVAEQMRIAIIVNPELPVGLIANTTSAVGIGLAAKFPQLAGAVLSDSGGKEIDVSSKLPVPILQANAVQIREVLLKALAATHERAIVPFPAFARSMHSYQDYEKAFPLHSLADEQLDGLGLVGPEKWVRSLTGALKLLR; this is encoded by the coding sequence ATGGCTGTGGCAGAACAAATGCGGATTGCAATTATTGTTAATCCTGAGCTTCCGGTTGGCTTGATTGCCAATACCACTAGTGCGGTGGGGATTGGTCTGGCGGCAAAATTTCCACAATTGGCGGGAGCAGTATTATCCGATTCGGGGGGGAAAGAAATTGATGTTAGCTCAAAATTGCCGGTACCTATTTTGCAAGCGAATGCTGTACAGATAAGAGAAGTTTTGCTGAAAGCTTTGGCGGCGACTCATGAGCGGGCGATTGTGCCTTTTCCTGCATTTGCGCGCTCGATGCACAGTTACCAGGATTATGAAAAGGCGTTTCCATTACATTCTTTGGCTGATGAACAGTTGGATGGTTTGGGATTAGTGGGGCCGGAGAAGTGGGTGCGCTCATTGACTGGCGCGTTAAAACTGTTGCGTTAA
- a CDS encoding Lrp/AsnC family transcriptional regulator — translation MPTSLITPADIKILKQLQHTGRMTNQELADKVGMATSPCWRRVKQLEESGIITGYQANIDRRKIGLGILAFIRVKIDSHSEEEAKLFEMQVGALKPVIACYAVAGDADFLLQVVAEDLDSFSTFAMSVIRRLSGIKEMQTTFVLREVKPLVSLPLE, via the coding sequence ATGCCAACATCATTAATAACGCCGGCAGATATAAAAATTTTAAAACAATTACAGCACACGGGCCGGATGACTAACCAAGAGTTGGCCGATAAAGTGGGGATGGCGACCTCCCCATGTTGGCGGCGGGTGAAGCAGTTGGAAGAAAGCGGCATTATTACCGGTTATCAAGCCAATATTGATCGACGGAAAATAGGGTTGGGGATTTTGGCTTTTATTCGGGTGAAAATTGACAGTCACAGTGAAGAAGAAGCGAAGTTGTTTGAAATGCAGGTTGGGGCGCTAAAACCGGTGATTGCTTGCTATGCCGTTGCAGGGGATGCGGACTTTCTGCTGCAAGTGGTGGCCGAGGATCTCGACAGTTTTTCCACTTTCGCGATGTCGGTCATCCGCCGACTTTCGGGGATTAAAGAGATGCAAACGACATTCGTCCTGCGCGAAGTCAAACCACTGGTGAGTTTACCGCTGGAATAA
- a CDS encoding IS3 family transposase (programmed frameshift), whose product MRKIRFTEHQIIAVLKSVEAGRTVKDVCREAAISEASYYNWKAKYGGMEAADIKKIKDLEDENRRLKQMFADLSLECRALKDVIEKKPLKPAIKRELVNYLTAQFTMSVRQACRTLSLSRTVFRYQPDTRRDEPVIQMLTEVAERYPRYGFKKLFQVLRRQGHVWNHKRVHRIYCLLKLNFRRKGKQRLPVRNPAPLATPEALNQSWSIDFMHDALTCGRRFRTFNVVDDFNREALAIEIDLNIPAQRVVRVLDRIVANRGYPLKMRMDNGPELISLALAQWAEEHGVMLEFIKPGKPTQNAFIERFNRTYRTEILDFYLFRTLNEAREITERWLNEYNSERPHESLNNLTPEEYRLMAENPEISKSAWN is encoded by the exons ATGCGTAAGATCCGATTCACCGAGCACCAGATCATCGCCGTACTGAAATCAGTCGAAGCGGGTAGGACCGTCAAAGATGTGTGCCGTGAGGCTGCTATTTCCGAAGCCAGCTACTACAACTGGAAGGCGAAATATGGCGGAATGGAAGCCGCTGATATCAAAAAAATCAAAGATCTTGAAGACGAGAATCGTCGTCTGAAGCAGATGTTTGCCGATCTGAGTCTGGAATGCCGGGCGCTGAAAGACGTCATCGAAAAAAAGC CTTTAAAACCAGCGATAAAGCGTGAGCTCGTCAACTATTTGACCGCGCAGTTTACGATGAGCGTACGCCAGGCATGCAGGACGTTATCGCTGAGCAGGACGGTGTTTCGTTACCAACCGGATACGCGACGTGATGAACCGGTGATCCAAATGCTGACAGAGGTGGCCGAGCGCTATCCCCGCTACGGTTTTAAGAAGCTTTTTCAGGTGCTTCGCAGGCAGGGGCACGTCTGGAATCACAAGCGCGTACACCGGATTTACTGTCTGTTAAAACTGAATTTTCGTCGTAAGGGTAAACAACGCCTGCCGGTGCGCAATCCGGCTCCGCTGGCAACGCCGGAAGCCCTGAACCAAAGTTGGTCGATTGATTTTATGCACGACGCGCTGACATGTGGCCGACGTTTTCGGACCTTCAATGTCGTCGATGATTTTAACCGTGAAGCTCTGGCTATCGAAATTGACCTAAATATCCCGGCACAGCGTGTCGTCCGAGTGCTGGACAGGATAGTAGCAAACCGTGGATATCCGCTGAAGATGCGGATGGATAATGGGCCAGAACTGATATCACTGGCTCTGGCGCAATGGGCCGAAGAGCATGGCGTGATGCTGGAATTTATCAAGCCGGGCAAACCGACGCAAAACGCATTTATCGAACGGTTTAACAGGACGTACCGGACAGAAATACTGGATTTTTACCTGTTTAGAACGTTGAACGAAGCACGGGAAATTACGGAACGTTGGCTGAATGAATATAACAGTGAGCGGCCCCATGAATCCCTGAATAACCTGACACCGGAAGAATACCGGCTGATGGCTGAAAACCCGGAAATCTCAAAAAGTGCGTGGAACTAA
- a CDS encoding MvdC/MvdD family ATP grasp protein, with the protein MARYKDIAFFRLNTDNFSNYRISYDLSGFRIKDSSGDEVNSANCKSIYYRKPASEDLTGVIDAQYQAFSHKESHSLIEGIVESFSGRCLSKPSVMRRADNKILQAYLAQRVGFIIPDLVITNDNLAISALEEHKAIVKPLSIGSVSYDNKKEYVQTNEYNLNINNDSLKYSPAYFQKYISKDYEVRATFVSEQVFSVKIESENKIDWRKKNNNVSYEIFELPEDIYNKCLKFMSENNINFGCFDFIINQGTWYFLEMNANGQWAWLEFETGMIISKAIVDYLNDE; encoded by the coding sequence ATGGCACGATACAAAGACATTGCTTTCTTCCGTTTAAATACAGATAACTTTTCAAACTATAGAATTAGTTACGATTTATCAGGGTTTAGAATCAAAGATAGTTCTGGTGATGAAGTAAATTCAGCTAACTGTAAATCAATTTACTACCGTAAACCTGCATCTGAAGATCTTACTGGTGTGATTGACGCCCAGTATCAAGCCTTTTCTCACAAAGAAAGCCATTCGCTTATTGAAGGCATCGTTGAGAGTTTTTCTGGCCGATGTTTATCTAAGCCATCGGTCATGCGCAGAGCTGACAATAAAATTCTTCAGGCTTATTTAGCACAACGTGTTGGTTTTATTATTCCTGATTTAGTCATTACTAATGATAATTTAGCAATTTCTGCTTTAGAAGAACACAAGGCAATTGTTAAACCTTTATCAATAGGATCAGTCTCTTATGATAATAAAAAGGAATATGTTCAGACTAACGAGTATAATCTTAATATCAATAACGATAGTTTGAAATACTCTCCAGCATATTTTCAAAAATATATTAGTAAAGATTATGAAGTTCGGGCGACATTTGTATCTGAACAGGTATTTTCAGTAAAAATTGAATCAGAAAACAAAATAGACTGGCGCAAGAAAAACAATAATGTGAGTTATGAAATTTTTGAACTTCCAGAGGATATATATAATAAATGCCTGAAATTCATGTCCGAAAATAATATTAATTTTGGTTGTTTTGACTTCATTATTAATCAAGGTACTTGGTATTTCCTTGAAATGAATGCAAACGGTCAATGGGCATGGCTTGAGTTTGAGACGGGTATGATTATTTCTAAAGCTATAGTGGACTACTTGAATGATGAGTAA
- a CDS encoding helix-turn-helix domain-containing protein produces the protein MAKLQYIHDEAGKPQFVVLPIAEYQQLISNAKYEDIPYVADNDDDQTIPNEVVQIMVNDGVSLLAAWRIYRGFSQYEIAELLGTTQSAVSQWEAVDSRPQKKTREKLAAIYKCRPAQMIL, from the coding sequence ATGGCAAAACTACAATACATTCATGATGAAGCAGGAAAGCCTCAGTTTGTGGTCTTACCCATTGCCGAATATCAGCAGCTTATCTCTAATGCGAAGTATGAGGATATTCCCTATGTTGCTGATAACGATGATGATCAGACCATCCCGAATGAAGTTGTTCAAATCATGGTAAACGATGGTGTCAGTTTGCTGGCTGCATGGCGTATCTACCGTGGTTTTTCTCAATATGAAATAGCAGAACTGCTTGGCACCACCCAATCTGCTGTATCTCAATGGGAAGCCGTGGATTCTCGTCCCCAGAAGAAGACCAGAGAGAAATTAGCAGCAATTTATAAATGCCGGCCGGCACAGATGATTTTGTGA
- a CDS encoding type II toxin-antitoxin system RelE family toxin — MVKVDWSRKAVKQLLSIDVRYRKSISEKVNKLANFPAVDLDIKKLQMGTGQYRMRVGNYRIIFQIIEGTPVICTIQEVKRRTTTTY; from the coding sequence ATGGTCAAGGTTGACTGGTCGAGGAAAGCGGTTAAGCAGTTACTTTCAATAGATGTCAGATATCGAAAATCCATCAGTGAAAAAGTGAATAAACTGGCAAATTTCCCTGCTGTTGATTTGGATATCAAAAAGTTACAGATGGGTACTGGCCAGTATCGGATGCGAGTGGGGAATTACAGGATTATTTTTCAGATTATAGAGGGAACCCCTGTGATATGTACGATCCAGGAAGTTAAACGCAGAACCACAACAACCTATTAG
- a CDS encoding type II toxin-antitoxin system RelE/ParE family toxin codes for MDFLQFIETPFFSKQRDILLTEDEFREFQQVLLLNPSSGALIVGTGGVRKVRFAIGQKGKSGGVRVIYYYQEPQGRIWLFTVYPKNQEDTLTSSEKQQFKDVIIQIKGSTA; via the coding sequence ATGGATTTTTTGCAGTTTATTGAAACGCCGTTTTTTTCCAAACAACGGGATATCTTGCTAACCGAAGATGAGTTCAGAGAATTTCAGCAAGTTTTGTTATTAAACCCATCTTCGGGTGCATTAATTGTGGGGACTGGCGGCGTACGAAAGGTAAGATTTGCTATTGGCCAGAAAGGGAAAAGTGGTGGAGTCCGCGTTATTTATTACTATCAGGAACCGCAAGGCAGGATATGGCTTTTTACTGTCTACCCAAAAAATCAAGAAGATACGCTGACGAGTAGCGAGAAACAGCAATTCAAAGATGTGATAATACAAATCAAAGGGAGTACGGCATGA
- the nadS gene encoding NadS family protein: protein MSDFFNDLMTSAKQAVAISHDELKAGRVTEIPIPDVKEIRKKTGYKQKDFANLVGVSPSLVEAWEQHRRIPSGSSLKLLIMIDRHPSLINELSGI from the coding sequence ATGAGTGATTTTTTCAATGATTTAATGACATCCGCGAAGCAGGCTGTAGCTATTAGTCATGATGAATTAAAAGCGGGCAGAGTTACAGAAATTCCCATCCCCGATGTGAAAGAAATTAGAAAGAAAACAGGGTATAAGCAAAAAGATTTTGCAAACCTTGTGGGAGTGAGTCCTTCATTGGTTGAAGCATGGGAGCAACATAGAAGAATTCCATCAGGTAGTTCACTTAAGCTATTGATAATGATTGATCGGCACCCCTCCCTAATTAACGAACTTTCAGGAATTTAG
- the fic gene encoding protein adenylyltransferase Fic — protein MIWNPTQPYNDLPRLPPKQEIETKRVLKACVEARTALEGLKRAGELLPNQNLLINLIPILEAKDSSEIENIVTTTDKLFQYSSEDSNADPMTKEALRYRTALYEGYQELKDRPLCVNTALKVCNTIKNSKMEIRKIPGTALKNQATGETIYTPPVGERNIIELLSDWEKFIHQEDDLDPLVKLAVTHYQFEAIHPFSDGNGRTGRVINLLFLIDKNLITLPILYLSRYIIKNKNSYYSLLLKVTKDGDWESWILFILSAIENTSKWTLEKINAIRELMEHTSLHMKNEINDIYSYELLQCIFEQPYCRIQNLVSNGIAKRQTASNYLKKLCEINILHEIHSGKEKLFVNYNLINLMSDDENKFSRYF, from the coding sequence ATGATATGGAACCCTACACAACCGTATAATGACCTGCCACGATTGCCGCCAAAACAAGAAATTGAGACTAAGCGTGTACTAAAAGCATGCGTTGAAGCGAGAACTGCACTTGAAGGATTAAAACGGGCGGGCGAGTTATTACCGAATCAGAACCTTCTCATTAATCTAATTCCTATTTTAGAAGCTAAAGATAGTTCTGAGATAGAAAATATTGTGACAACTACTGATAAGTTATTCCAGTATTCCAGTGAGGACAGTAATGCTGATCCTATGACAAAGGAAGCATTAAGATATAGGACTGCACTTTATGAAGGTTATCAAGAATTAAAAGATAGACCGCTATGTGTAAATACGGCATTAAAGGTTTGTAATACGATCAAAAACTCAAAAATGGAGATCAGGAAAATTCCAGGGACAGCATTAAAAAACCAAGCTACTGGTGAGACCATTTATACACCTCCAGTTGGAGAGAGAAATATTATAGAATTACTTTCAGATTGGGAGAAATTTATCCATCAAGAGGATGATCTTGATCCTTTAGTTAAATTAGCAGTTACACATTATCAATTTGAAGCTATCCATCCGTTTTCTGATGGAAATGGTCGCACAGGGAGAGTCATTAATTTATTGTTTTTAATAGATAAAAATCTAATCACCTTACCTATTCTTTATTTGAGTCGATACATTATTAAAAATAAAAATAGTTATTACTCCTTATTATTGAAAGTAACAAAAGATGGTGATTGGGAATCATGGATTTTATTTATACTGTCTGCGATTGAGAATACATCAAAATGGACGTTAGAAAAAATAAATGCAATTCGTGAACTAATGGAACATACGTCATTACATATGAAAAATGAAATTAACGATATTTATAGCTATGAATTATTGCAGTGTATTTTCGAGCAACCCTACTGTAGAATACAAAATTTAGTGAGTAATGGGATCGCAAAAAGGCAGACAGCATCAAACTATTTAAAGAAGTTGTGTGAAATAAATATATTGCATGAAATTCACTCAGGAAAAGAAAAGCTCTTTGTTAATTATAATTTAATTAATTTAATGAGCGATGATGAGAATAAATTCTCTCGCTATTTTTGA
- a CDS encoding tyrosine-type recombinase/integrase produces the protein MKLNARQVETAKPKDKAYKLADGGGLYLLVNTNGSRYWRLKYRFAGKEKLLAVGVYPDVSLAVARVKRDEAKKIVAGGGDPSQNKQQEKLARQGEATNTFEAITREWYQRRYDRWSESYRLEMMSTFERDVFPYIGYRPIKEIKPLELMAVLSKLEKRGATEKMRKVRQRCGEVWKYAIITGRAEYNPAPDLASAFAPHKREHYPHLTINEIPEFLSSLASYSGSMLVKLAMRLLILTGTRPGELRQAEWAEFDFDNALWEVPAVRMKMRRPHMVPIPDQAITILKQIQPISGRYQFVFPGRIQHSKPISEMTLNVLIRRIGYGGRATGHGFRHTMSTILHEQGFNTAWIETQLAHVDKNSIRGTYNHAQYLDGRREMLQWYADYMDSLENGENVIHGRFGKRA, from the coding sequence ATGAAGCTAAACGCCCGGCAGGTTGAAACAGCCAAACCCAAAGACAAAGCCTATAAGCTCGCGGATGGGGGCGGTTTGTACTTATTAGTCAATACCAATGGCTCGCGTTATTGGCGTTTAAAGTACCGCTTTGCGGGGAAAGAGAAGTTGTTGGCCGTGGGGGTGTATCCAGACGTGTCGTTAGCGGTTGCCAGAGTAAAACGTGACGAGGCTAAGAAGATTGTCGCTGGTGGCGGTGATCCCAGCCAGAACAAACAACAGGAAAAACTAGCCCGACAAGGTGAAGCGACGAATACCTTTGAAGCTATCACCCGAGAGTGGTATCAGCGGCGTTATGATAGATGGTCTGAATCCTATCGTTTAGAAATGATGAGCACGTTTGAAAGAGATGTTTTTCCATATATCGGTTACCGGCCAATCAAAGAAATTAAACCACTTGAGCTAATGGCCGTGCTGTCCAAGTTAGAAAAACGGGGTGCCACTGAGAAAATGCGTAAGGTTCGGCAGCGATGTGGTGAGGTTTGGAAATACGCCATCATCACTGGCCGAGCCGAATATAATCCCGCCCCTGACCTTGCCAGTGCTTTTGCTCCTCATAAACGCGAACACTATCCACATCTTACGATTAATGAAATCCCTGAATTTCTTTCCAGCCTTGCCAGTTATAGCGGCAGCATGTTGGTTAAGTTGGCTATGCGGTTGTTGATCCTCACCGGTACCCGCCCAGGTGAATTGCGGCAGGCCGAATGGGCAGAGTTTGATTTTGATAATGCCTTATGGGAGGTCCCCGCGGTGCGAATGAAGATGCGTCGGCCACATATGGTGCCGATTCCGGATCAAGCCATTACGATACTAAAGCAGATTCAACCTATCAGCGGGCGCTATCAGTTTGTGTTCCCCGGCAGAATACAGCACAGCAAGCCTATCAGTGAGATGACACTCAATGTACTAATCCGACGTATCGGTTATGGCGGCAGAGCCACCGGCCACGGTTTTCGCCACACAATGAGCACTATTTTGCATGAGCAGGGTTTCAATACGGCCTGGATAGAAACACAACTGGCTCACGTCGATAAAAACAGTATTCGCGGTACCTATAATCACGCTCAATATCTGGATGGTCGCAGAGAAATGCTGCAATGGTATGCCGACTATATGGATAGTCTGGAAAATGGCGAGAATGTGATTCATGGTAGGTTTGGGAAACGGGCATAA